The Onychomys torridus chromosome 12, mOncTor1.1, whole genome shotgun sequence genomic interval TCCATTATTAATGTGTCTACTGTTATGCCAACACCAGGCCATTCTTACTGTTATAGATCTACAGGGGTCAGGAAATTACCAAGAGGACATATAGGGAGGGCAGGGCTTTGAAGAGAGTAAAAGTGGAATGTATTAATACAAATGTGTAAGTCAGAAATGTAGAATGGGAATGGGGGGGCAGGAGGGCAACAAGGAGGAGGAACTAAAGGTAAAACAATACAGACTAAGAAATAAAAGTCCCTATGCCACCATGGGTTAGCCTTTCTGTAATCATTGGCTATAAAGATTTCACAGACACCCCCAAAATGACAGACTTTTGCCAATCTTCTTGTTTAGCTTCTAAGACTTGATGGTAAgatcttattgctgaagacagcaatTTCCTGAGTGACAGAACATGGAAAGATCAGTCAGGTGATTACTAGCTAGTTTCCAAAGTTGtggaaacttctttttttaacactttctttttgtaatctaatatttttattttataattaacttaatttcacatatcagccatggattcccataTCCTCCTTCCTCCTACCCTCTAGCCCTCCCACCGCAATCCATCCGCCCCCCCCATtccaacctcctccaaggcaaggtctctcctggggagtcaggcCAGCCTAGTAGACTCAGCAGAGGCAGGCCCAGTCtcttcctccctacaccaaggctgatcaaagtgtcccagcataggctccaggctccaaagagtcagcccatgcaccaaggacaggtccggctgccactgcctgggggcctcccaagcagttcaagctaatcaactgtctcacttatccagaggccctggtccagttccatgggggctcctcaagTAACATCTGTTACTTCTCCCAGTGCTAGGAAGTGGGCACAGGATTTTACATATATGCTCCACGCCGAGCcttatttcatcttttcttttgagataatgTCTCCCTAAACTGTCTGGATTAGCTTTGAGCACATTCTGTAGCCCAAGAGTGCTGAATTTATAATCTTAATGCTCCATTCTCCTAAATATCTTAGATTTAAATCTGTGCCTACCAAACCTGGATATgggattttttaaataatagatttCATATGTTCAACTTATTTTCAAGATGTCTGTACCATTATGCCATTATGTCTTCGCATTTTGCTTCTTAccttttgtgaatattttatctcctccctctcttctctttctcattccATGTATTCCCTCTCCTCTCATAGTCTTGCATTCTGGGTGTTTGTATATTGTCAAATCTAGCTTGCCATTAAACCTTGGTggttatttgttttaattatttaatttttagttttattatatttataaattcttcctttctaaaatcatacatatttttaaaggtattaaGCATCGTTATTATCATATTCATGTCTGAGGATTCAAAAATGGGGGCATTCATGAATCTATTTCTGTAGCTTCAATATATTTCTTGGTATATTTATCAATTTGTTAAGGTTGAATGCATATAAGTCAAAATTTAAAGATGCTCtggattttgttgtattttatagaATGTATATAAATTCCACATTCTATAATTTCAGGCTTACCCACTTGTTCAATAGTTGTAGGCACAGTATGGGAATCAGCAACCTGTTAAGTGGATCAAGGGCGCTCTTTATAATATGAAATTCATACTTGGCACCATTCTCAGGCCAAGAACTTATGGCTGGACATGTGTTTAGACCCAGAGGaaacctgtagtggatagccatcccagcattggcctggaagttccaacacccattgaggcttcggtaatggtcacgcccacaaggcggggcagaggaagaagcggaagaccaaggatggggaggaggtctctctcgtggttcccggactctggacgctggaggtagactgagcagagttctccagagaacatggccggattgcactatacccttgccagaccctgtaacctacctaccccttcatttgtaagtaccccacaaaataaacctcccttttaactacgtggagtggccttaataatttcaccaatagaaaccTGCTATTACTATGCTGCTAAATGAACACAACATCAATGACTAACAATGTCTAGTCATGACCTTGACTGGTGTACCTCTAAATCTTCTtcaaagaagtttatttttgcAGTAGATGTTGATTCTTGCAAAGACCCATGACTGGTCAATGAACAGAGTATAAAAGATTTCGGAATACTCAGCCATAAATGGGGCATCTATATAGTACCCCATCCTCACAAAGATCTGGTATCATTGTTTACAGGAGGAAGGAGACGATTAtcaaagccagaggctatggatgaatgaatacaagcacacacactgcTTTCCAGACACAGTAATAAGcgtgcacatgtgaactcacagcagttgggACATACGCACAAGGTCTGTGCAAGCTCAAacagacaaaatcccaacatgGGGAAAGTGTACAAAAGGTCTCACTACTAGCTGAGGAGCTGTCAGAAACTGATAGCTGCTAGAAGGTGGTTTCTTTAGGCATGTGGCCCTGGGTACATCAACCATGTTCCCATGGGTGGCCACACATCACAGAGTGAATAGGTAGTATAAATCAAGCAGGCATGTTTAATATAATCATTTTGttatctcagaaaagaaaagaaagcatttataaAAATGCTAGCTCAACAAAGATGTGACTCAAAGTAATATGGACAGGGGATAAAAGTAAGGTAGATCTGGGAGGGAAATAGGGAGAAAGGTAAATACAACCAAAACACGGTTTGTGAAATGCTCAAAGAACTAATGTTTACTCTCAGAATCAATTTgtttatgacttttaaaatagaCAACAAAAATGGAAAGTCATTGTGTATCCAACTAAGAATCTTTATACCACAGAGCAATCcataactgaaagaaagaaataggtgaTTGATAACCAAAACTAGGTAATATCCCTAGCTACACAGCAGTAAGCTGATGCTAACAAGATCAGAGATTGGAAATTTCAGAAGACCAAAGGGCAAAATAAGGTTCCATTTCACTAATATCTCAAAATTACAAATCAAACTCACAATAAGAATTCAGCCAACAGCTGTTAATAAAATGGCTCTTTGAAAGCATATGGGTATTAGCAAACCTGTGAAGGAAAGCCAACCAACCCTCTCTTTTGTGACAATGAGTGTGATGACAGCTAAGGTAGAAAATACTGTGGAGACTCTTCTCAAATATTCATAAAACTAACTTGTGATTCTTCTGAAATTTTAACTAGAAGACAAAATGATTATACCTCAGAAAAATATCTGTACAATCAAATTCATGTGACATTACTCATAATTGCAAAGATATGAGAACAACCCAAATGTCTCTCAATAATAGATGAAtgttcaaagaaaacatttctctctctctctcattttctttcctactctTTCCCCATGTTCTTCCTATTtaaccacaacacacacacacacacacacacacacacacacacacacacacacacaaacacacacacacctgtgaccaAGTGGACAGGAGTGCACAGACACCCATCCTGTATTGGTGGAGACTAATAACCAAAACCaaaggaatcattttttttttcagtgaaatggtttatttaaaaataaatcattttgatACAGTAGGTATTAAATAGAATCTAACTGGGTCTCATTTTACACAGGCATTATGAATACAAAGAAGAATTTCTCTTCAAGCTGTCACACTGTCAATATACAGATGAGGAATGATGGGCAtgctgtattttgtttatttttcctcagaAAATTTAGTATAAGATTGGAATTTATGATAACTTCTAAGAACATCTGATGTGAAGAAAGTTGGAGTGAGCACCTACAGAAACTCCTCAGTAGAAGCCACAGGACCAGTACCTTCTATAGCACAGTGGGCGGCAACAGCCATAACCATAGCCACCATAGCCACCATAGCCACAGCCATAGCCACATCCATAGCCATAGCCTAGGCCACCATAGCCATAGCCCAGGCCTCCATAGTATCCTCCATAGTAACACATGGTGTCAGGAGTGAGTGGACTGTTCAGAGAAGATAAGCAGTAGGTTCCTTGAGTCTGGCTGCCACCATCTGTCAAGGGCCTTTTATATACCAGGGTTGTTGATGGGAAAACCACAGGCATTGCAGCATCACACATCTCTGCACTGTGCTTCAGAAaacatcatgagttccaggattTACTGGACAGACAGGGCTGCATAACTGAGATAATTGTGCTCTATGTCAGGATTCCACAGTCAAATCATGGGGCTTTAAGATGAAAGTGGGGATGGGAGAAagcagagtgggggtggggagaagagatgggcttgatgtaaatacagtgtccatttacagaattctcaaaaagatgaataatttaattttattctgaagaaataaaattcttGTTCTATTTTCAACACTCTATTCGATACGTATTTGGGTGAATTTATGTGGCCTGATTTTATTGTGTGATACAAATCATCAAGATAGTTAACTCCTTTTGACCCTTTTTTAACAGGGGGGAACATTTCCAtgaccacattttaaaatataaaaaaaatactttcattaaaTATAGACCTATTCTCTGGGATGTCTCTTCCTTAGCTGGAATGAAAGAGCCTGATCTTTCAagagaagaattaaaatttaGTATAACGAAACTGCTTGTTGTAATTTGTACGTGTAGGCTTCTGTGAGTCATGGGCGTTTATCTTCTGTGATGAGCTGGGTATCACTCTCCTGTCCaacatttgttttgttgtcttcAGACTATCACTTGTTTTTCCTTGCAGAAGAGCTGCAGTGATTCCTTACACACATGGATACATTGTTCATAGAGTTTTGCAAAATTTGGTTAAGAAAAGAGATTGTTTTGTCTATTTTAGAAGATGGTGGCTTAATCCAGacaaataaatgtatattcaACCGTGGGGGTGCTTATTTGATTTATCAAGTCCACTGCTGTTCTATTTGACTACTGAAGCCTTGGGAGCCACATTATAACTTCCACAGGAAGCCAAAGCTGTTAGAGATATACACAGTGATTTtcataacatattttaaaaagaacatgtgTCAAAGGTCATGTGATTTTTgttaatacaaatgaaataatacaGCACCTGCCACCCTTCTAGCTCTGAATCTTTCTCTGAAGCCTGTCTCTGAAGAATTCACCACAGATGTTCCTAGCAGATATTTGGGGGCTGCAGCTACCTGTCAGTAGATACAcgcaggagaaaagaaaaggagagaagtgagTCACTGTCAATGGAGGATAGAGTACTGAGACTCTTCAAACACACTGTATTTTCACAACGCAGAATGATTCTAATACCTGGGTCTATGAAACCTAGGCATGGAACATTTCATGACTGAATTTAGAATATTAATGGCATTACTGAAAGTGGGTAAtcactttaaaaattcatgaaTGGGAATATTTTTCTATTCTAAAAAGGATTTAACTCAAAGAGGAATcaaaaaacataaatgtaaaaaataatattaatgatttttcttttttattatatctgtgttttaattttacatatcagccatgggttcccctgtcctcccccctcccacccctttccccaccttccccccagctcctctcctccattcccatctcctccagggccaagactctcctggggattcagctcaacctggtagattcagtactagcaggtccagtaccctccttccaggctgagcgaagtgtccccacatatgccccaggttccaaaaagccagctcatgcactaaggacaggtccgggtcccactgccggggtgcctc includes:
- the LOC118593784 gene encoding keratin-associated protein 20-2-like, producing the protein MCYYGGYYGGLGYGYGGLGYGYGCGYGCGYGGYGGYGYGCCRPLCYRRYWSCGFY